A region of Nostoc flagelliforme CCNUN1 DNA encodes the following proteins:
- a CDS encoding pentapeptide repeat-containing protein — MTGVDLSGIDLSDSDLGEIYMEHVNFAGANFRSSRIGQAGLIRCILRDADLTRANMGFAHLSKSDLTNAKLVDAYLSGADMVETNLTGSDLTRADLEGANMKRSIYYNTIMPDGSIRTTNT, encoded by the coding sequence ATGACTGGAGTTGATTTGAGTGGAATCGATCTGAGTGATTCCGATTTGGGGGAAATTTACATGGAACATGTTAACTTCGCTGGGGCTAATTTCCGTAGCAGTCGCATTGGTCAAGCTGGCTTGATCCGGTGCATCCTCAGAGATGCTGACTTGACCAGGGCTAATATGGGTTTTGCTCATTTGTCCAAATCTGATTTGACTAATGCCAAGCTTGTTGATGCCTATCTCTCCGGTGCTGACATGGTTGAGACTAACTTGACCGGATCTGACTTGACCAGAGCCGACTTGGAAGGTGCCAACATGAAGCGGAGTATCTATTACAACACCATTATGCCAGACGGCAGCATCCGCACCACTAATACCTAA
- a CDS encoding peptidylprolyl isomerase, protein MAHLLIGNQIITEAKIPHLLAGFQMLPQLCRLLVIETAIAPFELTPSEKECVIEQFYQNNQLTTPQARAKALEHYSMSLEQLEAVAMRELKIEKLKQATWGTKLESYFLQCKSQLDKVIYSLIRTKDAEIAQELYFRIKAGEQTFAECASVYSQGAEAQTQGMLGPVPMTQPHSAIAQKLAISQPGQLWPPMKLDEWFVIVRLEKLIPAQLDDAMRSTLLNHLFETWLAEEISKAQLTIHEEESGREGVRECEISHPPTLPHSHTPSSLALVTR, encoded by the coding sequence ATGGCTCACCTCTTAATTGGCAACCAGATAATTACTGAAGCAAAAATCCCGCATCTGCTGGCTGGTTTCCAAATGCTGCCGCAATTGTGTCGTTTATTGGTGATTGAAACAGCGATCGCTCCATTTGAACTCACTCCATCAGAAAAAGAGTGTGTTATTGAGCAATTCTACCAAAACAATCAACTGACAACACCACAAGCAAGGGCAAAAGCCTTAGAACATTACAGCATGAGCCTTGAGCAACTAGAAGCTGTTGCCATGCGAGAACTGAAAATTGAAAAATTAAAGCAAGCTACTTGGGGAACAAAGCTAGAATCTTATTTTTTGCAATGTAAGTCTCAGCTAGACAAAGTAATTTATTCCCTAATTCGCACAAAAGATGCTGAAATTGCCCAAGAATTATACTTCCGCATCAAGGCAGGAGAACAAACCTTTGCTGAATGTGCAAGCGTGTATTCACAAGGTGCTGAAGCTCAAACTCAAGGGATGCTAGGGCCTGTGCCAATGACTCAACCTCACAGTGCGATCGCCCAAAAGCTAGCTATTTCTCAGCCAGGACAGCTATGGCCGCCGATGAAATTGGATGAGTGGTTTGTGATTGTGCGATTAGAAAAACTAATTCCGGCTCAATTAGATGATGCCATGCGCTCCACACTTCTGAATCATTTATTTGAGACTTGGTTAGCCGAAGAAATCAGCAAAGCGCAATTGACCATACATGAAGAGGAGTCCGGCAGAGAGGGAGTAAGGGAATGTGAAATTTCCCACCCTCCTACACTCCCTCACTCCCACACTCCTAGTTCCCTAGCCCTGGTAACAAGATGA
- a CDS encoding PKD domain-containing protein, whose product MFHVNFPQIGITQIDSTQINSSHFTTLQKNPSKVTLSSVVSSQQIISPNPSHNQTSNYLSQLQSTLAFYWNPATEVTLTLQITDLPTGQLAEAQITNYDSLGRPNGGTILIDDDANGIGWFIDPTPFDNSEFTTILTDTAYRATTGDAFGKYDLLTTILHETGHLLGIINGNPGFDHYIQTINGTKTFIGDNFAATLTPDGSHLDSKVHPYDLMNNTLAPGVRKLPSWLNLPMLNAIRNITVASNSATQLTAQLTAILLADITNGNFNETDTTKPEYGWTTRGAATILNSEAVLTEDSPLLSNFSQSFIIPEGAKYLQFTLKNTTLGANTSTAPGDAFEVALLNANTKQSLLNTVTGLTQTDSLLNIQNDGTYYTSNKVTLINTTPNSTLTLNQPLTFKIDLTGIQAGTAATLYFDLLGFGARDAKVVLDNVMLLDNNFIAPVANNDRATTNQTQPVTINLLSNDTDADSSINPTTLTIKTNPSNGAIALNLDGTVTYTPNPTFVGTDTFTYTITDTDGLTSNTATVNVTVNNIAPIITVITGDTTTTEGTIANFSATAIDPGDKLTYLWNFGDGSQLLEGQNVTHAYADNGTYIATLTVVDSQSVNSFQSLEITVNNAAPKVNAGADQSINEGQSVTFNGNFIDPGILDTHTYTWDFGDSNTVNNTLSPTHIYANNGTYTAKLTITDKDGGVSSDTLTVIVNNVAPTITQLTGTTAVAEGTPANFTATAIDPGNDTLTYTWNFGDGSAPVQGFDVSHTFGDNGIYTVTLTVSDSDGASTSQTLLTKVNNVAATVNAGTDQTMYQNEPVIFDGQFHDPGILDTHTIEWNFGDGNTVTGVLNPNHIYTLPGEYTVTLTITDNSGAVTNDIMTVTVKKPPTMSVSDISIIEGDSGNKYAVFTANLSEASRRTITANYSTTDGTATNSSDYTAANGTISFASGEISKTITIQLIGDTLDEFDETFFVNLSDATNATILTNQATATILDGDAAPTLTIGDRTITEGDNGTLNVTYTINLNTPSGKPVSVNYTTADGTATAGTDYTATNGIVSFAPGETTKTITVQVLGDAINEFDETFFLNLSDATNATITKNQAVTTILDNDAPPSITIGDRTITETDNGALALTYTISLDAPSGKPISVKYATADGTANAGKDYIATSGILSFASGETSKTITVQVLGDTIDEFDENFFLNLSNASNATITNNQAVTTIIDNDAPPVMSIGDRTITEGHNGTQILNFTVSLNTASQKAISVKYDTANGTAIAGSDYTATSGTITFAPGETTKTVSVQIIGDRLDEQNENFFVNLSQAINANIVDAQAIGTIIDDDSSPTLAVTSVPGELWPPNHKMVEVKVNIKVSDDFDANPTVKLVSITSNEPDNGLGDGDSAGDIEIRSDGRIFLRAERSGNGNGRIYTLTYSAIDSAGNVTYSTTEVNVPKSQGK is encoded by the coding sequence ATGTTCCATGTAAATTTCCCCCAAATCGGAATCACTCAGATCGATTCCACTCAAATCAACTCCAGTCATTTCACTACCCTCCAAAAAAATCCCAGCAAAGTTACGCTCTCCAGCGTTGTATCGAGCCAACAGATCATCAGTCCTAATCCAAGTCACAATCAAACCTCCAATTATTTATCTCAACTTCAGTCTACTCTAGCCTTCTACTGGAACCCGGCCACAGAAGTAACATTAACCCTCCAAATTACCGACCTCCCCACAGGACAACTAGCCGAAGCCCAAATCACCAACTACGACTCCCTCGGTCGCCCCAACGGTGGCACCATCCTCATCGACGACGACGCCAACGGTATCGGCTGGTTCATCGACCCCACCCCCTTCGACAACAGCGAATTCACCACCATTCTTACTGACACAGCCTACCGCGCCACCACAGGCGACGCATTCGGTAAATACGACCTTCTCACCACCATCCTCCACGAAACCGGACACCTACTAGGTATAATCAACGGCAATCCAGGCTTTGATCACTACATCCAAACCATCAACGGCACAAAAACCTTCATAGGCGACAACTTCGCTGCTACCCTCACTCCAGATGGTAGCCACCTTGACTCCAAAGTACACCCCTACGACCTGATGAACAACACCCTCGCCCCAGGTGTACGTAAGCTACCATCATGGCTCAACCTGCCAATGCTCAACGCCATCCGCAATATTACGGTTGCGTCAAACAGTGCAACACAACTAACAGCACAGCTAACCGCAATACTCCTTGCAGACATCACCAACGGCAACTTCAACGAAACCGACACCACCAAACCCGAATACGGTTGGACAACTCGCGGTGCAGCCACCATCCTTAATTCTGAAGCCGTCCTCACCGAAGACTCACCCTTACTGAGCAATTTCTCCCAATCCTTCATCATCCCAGAAGGAGCAAAATACCTACAATTCACCCTGAAAAACACCACCTTGGGAGCAAACACTTCAACAGCCCCAGGTGACGCATTTGAGGTAGCATTACTCAACGCCAACACCAAACAATCCCTACTCAACACAGTCACCGGACTCACCCAAACCGACTCCCTACTCAACATCCAAAATGACGGGACATACTACACCAGCAACAAAGTCACCCTAATCAACACCACCCCCAACAGCACCCTCACCCTCAACCAACCCCTCACCTTTAAAATAGACCTCACAGGTATTCAAGCAGGAACCGCCGCCACTCTCTACTTCGACCTCCTTGGCTTCGGTGCCAGAGATGCTAAAGTCGTCCTCGACAATGTAATGCTGCTAGACAACAACTTTATAGCACCAGTCGCCAACAACGATCGCGCCACCACCAACCAAACGCAACCAGTCACAATCAACCTCCTCAGCAACGATACTGACGCAGACAGCAGCATCAACCCCACAACCCTAACCATCAAAACCAATCCTAGCAACGGTGCGATCGCACTCAACCTTGATGGTACAGTTACTTACACCCCCAACCCCACCTTTGTCGGCACAGACACCTTCACCTATACCATCACCGACACAGACGGCTTAACATCCAACACCGCCACTGTCAACGTCACAGTCAACAATATTGCCCCAATTATTACGGTAATTACAGGCGACACCACCACAACCGAAGGCACAATAGCCAACTTTAGTGCCACAGCAATTGATCCAGGTGATAAACTTACCTACCTCTGGAACTTCGGCGACGGTTCCCAGCTACTAGAAGGTCAAAATGTTACCCACGCCTACGCCGACAACGGCACATACATCGCCACCCTTACCGTAGTAGATAGCCAAAGCGTAAATAGCTTCCAGTCTTTAGAAATCACAGTCAACAACGCCGCACCAAAAGTTAATGCAGGCGCAGACCAAAGCATAAACGAAGGACAATCTGTTACCTTCAACGGCAATTTCATTGACCCCGGCATTCTTGACACCCACACTTATACTTGGGACTTTGGTGATAGTAATACCGTAAATAACACACTCAGTCCCACTCACATTTATGCCAACAACGGCACTTATACGGCTAAACTGACGATTACCGATAAAGACGGAGGTGTAAGTAGCGACACCTTAACTGTCATCGTCAACAACGTAGCACCAACTATCACTCAACTCACAGGTACAACAGCAGTAGCAGAAGGCACACCAGCCAACTTCACCGCCACAGCCATCGACCCTGGGAATGATACCCTCACCTACACCTGGAACTTTGGCGATGGTTCTGCCCCCGTACAAGGATTTGATGTTAGCCACACCTTCGGTGACAATGGAATTTACACCGTCACCCTCACAGTCAGCGACTCTGACGGCGCTTCTACATCCCAAACCCTACTGACAAAAGTCAACAACGTCGCTGCTACCGTCAACGCAGGTACAGACCAAACCATGTACCAAAACGAACCCGTCATCTTCGACGGACAATTTCACGATCCAGGTATATTAGATACCCACACAATCGAGTGGAACTTCGGTGATGGTAACACCGTAACTGGCGTTCTCAACCCCAACCATATCTACACCCTTCCGGGCGAATACACCGTCACCCTCACCATCACCGATAATTCGGGCGCAGTTACCAACGATATCATGACTGTCACGGTGAAGAAACCACCCACAATGTCCGTCAGCGATATCTCAATTATCGAAGGTGACAGCGGTAATAAGTACGCCGTCTTTACCGCCAACTTGAGCGAAGCCAGCCGAAGAACCATCACTGCTAACTACTCCACCACCGACGGTACAGCAACGAATAGCAGTGATTACACAGCTGCCAACGGTACAATTAGCTTCGCCTCTGGAGAAATCAGTAAAACCATTACCATCCAACTAATTGGCGACACCCTGGACGAATTTGATGAAACCTTCTTCGTTAACCTCAGCGATGCCACCAACGCCACAATTCTTACCAACCAAGCCACAGCCACCATCCTCGATGGTGACGCAGCCCCAACCCTGACGATAGGCGACAGAACAATTACCGAAGGCGACAACGGTACACTCAACGTCACCTACACTATCAACCTCAACACCCCAAGCGGCAAACCCGTTAGTGTTAATTACACAACAGCCGACGGTACGGCAACTGCGGGAACTGACTACACTGCCACCAACGGAATAGTTTCCTTTGCTCCCGGTGAAACCACCAAAACCATTACAGTACAAGTTTTAGGAGATGCGATCAATGAATTCGACGAAACCTTCTTCCTCAACTTGAGCGATGCCACAAACGCCACAATTACCAAGAACCAAGCCGTAACCACCATCCTTGATAACGACGCACCGCCAAGTATAACGATTGGCGACAGAACAATTACCGAAACAGATAACGGCGCGCTCGCACTCACCTACACTATCAGCCTCGACGCACCCAGTGGTAAACCCATCAGCGTCAAATACGCCACAGCAGATGGCACAGCAAATGCGGGTAAGGATTATATCGCAACGAGTGGCATCCTTTCCTTTGCCTCTGGCGAAACAAGCAAAACAATTACCGTTCAAGTTCTGGGTGACACCATAGATGAATTTGATGAAAACTTCTTCCTCAACCTTAGCAATGCTAGCAACGCAACTATTACCAACAACCAAGCTGTAACTACGATCATCGACAACGACGCACCGCCAGTTATGAGCATCGGCGACAGAACAATTACAGAAGGACATAACGGAACACAAATACTCAATTTTACTGTTAGCCTCAATACAGCTTCCCAAAAAGCAATTAGCGTCAAATATGACACAGCCAACGGTACAGCAATAGCTGGAAGTGACTATACAGCAACAAGCGGGACAATTACCTTCGCCCCTGGAGAAACTACTAAAACAGTATCAGTACAGATAATTGGCGACAGATTGGACGAACAAAACGAGAATTTCTTTGTTAACCTCTCTCAAGCAATCAACGCCAATATTGTTGACGCCCAAGCAATTGGCACGATCATTGATGATGATTCTTCGCCTACACTGGCCGTTACTAGTGTACCTGGTGAACTATGGCCACCTAACCACAAGATGGTTGAAGTCAAGGTCAATATCAAAGTTAGCGATGATTTCGATGCTAACCCCACTGTCAAATTAGTATCGATAACCAGTAACGAACCCGACAATGGTTTGGGTGATGGCGATAGTGCTGGTGATATTGAAATTCGCTCAGATGGACGGATTTTCCTGAGGGCAGAACGTTCTGGCAATGGCAATGGGCGTATTTATACCCTGACTTATAGTGCTATCGATAGCGCTGGTAATGTTACTTACTCTACTACAGAAGTGAATGTACCCAAAAGTCAAGGTAAATAG